A region of the Rhizobium leguminosarum bv. trifolii WSM1325 genome:
GCGGAGGCGTCTTTCGCCTTGGTATTCATCTCATCGAGCGCGGCTGTGGCCTCCTCGAGCATTGCGGCTTGCTGTTCCGTGCGCGACGCAAGACTGTCGGCCGCATCGGTGATGCCGGCCGAGGAACTGCCCACTTGCTTGGAGGTCTGGGCGATCTCCGCCATCGAAGCGCAAAGCGCGTCCATACTGTCGTTGAACTTGGCGCGCAAAGTCTCGTAGGCGGCGGCGAACGGCGTCGTGATCCGGCAATCGAGATTGCCGGTCGACAGCTGTTCCAGGCCGTATGTCAACCGATCGATCACCGTTTCGCGGATCTGCTCCTCGGCGGCTCTTTCGGCCAGTTGGCTGCGTTCGCGCTCAAATTCCGCGTCGCGAAGTGCGGTCTCGCGCTTCTGCGCCTCCTGCCGTTCGAGCGCGTTGCGGCGGAATACCGCCACGGCCTTGGACATGGCTCCGATCTCGTCGGACCGCTTGGCATAGGGAACATCGGTCGAAAAGTCGCCTTCGGCAAGGTTGCCCATATAGGCCTTCATGCCATCGAGCGGCACGATCGCCCGTCGACGCAGGAGATAAAGCCCCACCAGCAAAAGCCCGAACGATCCGAAGCCTGCAGCACCCGCATAGATCGTCCAGGTGACGATCTCCGAGGCGGCATTGCGCTCCTCGCCCTTCAGGAAGGCGTCGGAATTGGCAACGAGTTTCTCGACCGCGTCCTGGTGCGAATGAAAGGCGACGCGCAGCTGCTCGATCGCACCATGCGCCTTGTCTTCGTCCTTGGCATTCAGGGCCGGGATGATCTCACGGTTCATCACTCCCCAGAATGCATCGCCCTTGGCGATGACATCGTTTTCAAGCTCGTCCTTCAAAGCCTGCGGCAGCCGGGTGGTTTTCCAATAGGCACGGCGGTCGTCGTAAGCGGCTTTGAGATTTGCGATCTTGGCAAGATTGGTTTCTGTGAGCTCTGGAAATTTGCTCGCCTCGAAGGACAGCATGTAGGATTCCACCACAAACAGTGGCGGCGGCAGAATATCGGCGATCAAATCCTTGCCGTAGACGACCTGTTCGTACACCGGCCCGTTGACTTTCAGCCTTTCGAGCGCCGACTGCTGCAATCCAATCGACATGAAAAGGCCTGCTGAAACGGCGACACCAAACGCAACCAAACTACGGGCAATAGTGAATGCCAAGGACTGTCTCCCGAATAATATGGCTTCTCCGGTTCGAGACGCCTGATCCCTGGTGCAGTATTATGTCGTGAGAACACTGAAATATGGTTAATTATTTTGGAGATCTAGGCGGAATAAGAGCCATGAATACTTGTGGTATCAAGCCATCATTTGTCATCCTTGATGGCTGACAGGTTAATGCTGCGCACACAGGTGAAGGGACACCAACTTGGCTGAACCTCTTGCTGCTCGTCGAGGGCGTGGAATGTCGGCTCCAGATGGCATGATAGCCGCGATTGCGCGGGTTAGAGGCGGTCGGCTTGCGACGTGAAACCTGTAGGACTTTGCGACCACAGATCTTGAGTTGATCTCACCATGGCAATTTTGAATTCCCGAAACATGCTTTGCGTTCGTAGCTGAGAGGCCTTTCAGGCCAAACGCATGAGCTTTTCGTTCAGGCTGCCGATCTCGCGCAGGAGCTCGACCAATCTGTCCGTGTTTTCCTGGCTGAGCCGGCCCGTTTCGCCGCTGCCGTTCCAAAGATCTTGAAATTCCTGGCTCATGGTGCGTGCGCTGCTCATAATTTCGATGATTTGAGCGCGGTTTTCCCAGGTTGCAACAATGGTCGGTTCGTCCATCTCCATCGACATGTCCGGTTCGCGTTCCAGCAAAAACAATTCCTGATTCCTCTTGGGCGATGACGGTTTGGTTCGGATGGCGCCATCCAGCCTACGGGATGGGCCATTCCTGCGATGACTCAGGAGCATGGGTTTGACAGTCTCGGCATGATTGAAAATCAAACGATTGGCTAGCGGGTGTGGGGCGGACACGTTAGCCAATCGGCAAACCCTTCCTGGAATCACCCGGAGTAGAATTCGCATGAACAATAAATGGGAAAATTTCCCATTTGTCAATGCCGATGACAGCGTTTTCAGTGCGGACCCGGCCCCGGGGGCGGCGGCCCAGGAGGCGGGCCGTCCTGCGGTGGCGCCCCGCCTCTATCCGGAGCAGGAAAATCTCGGTCCGGCCCGCCTCTGCCGAAGGGCGAACGATCGGGAGGCGGTCGATCCGAAGGGCCACCTGGACGTCGCGAACCGAAGTCGTGCGGAATGCGCCCGTCGGGAAAGCCGGTCATTCTGCTTGAGTCCCGCACGCCGACATCGACGAAGCCATGACCATCAGGAGATGGCGGCGTCGTACCGAAAGGCGCGGAGCCTCTGGGTCCCGCGCCCGGCCTGTCCTTATCCGTCGGCTGGAAGGTCTCGACGTTGACGATGCCTTGTTTCAAGCCCGGCACCAGGGGTTCAGCCTGAATGCGCGTGATGATTAATCGATCGGCGACGGCCTTGAGACGCACGAGCGTTTGCTTGCCGGCCAGATATCCATGCGTGCTTCCAAGCGAAAGGCCGCCGATCAGGACGCGATTGCTGCTCTTGACAGGGATGCCGCGAACATGGGCGCCTTCGGAAACGGAGCGAGGCTCGATGCGCCGGGCAATGATCGTGCCGTCAGGTTTGCGGATGCCGAACACGGCGACCCGCTTGCCCTTGCGCAGGCCCTTCGTCGCGACACCCGTCGTGTCGATCGTTTGCCCCAGTACGGTCATGCCGGTCTTGTCTATCCGGTCGATGCGGCCCTGGACTTCGCTGACGATGGTGATGCGGGCGGCAAGCTTGCCCGTCAGCAGTACCCGGGCGACATGACCGACCTTCATTGCGCTGGCGCGAACGCGCCGGCCGTCGATTTCGATCGGTGTCGTCGCGCTGAACGGTATGTGGATGTTGTTGACGATGATGCTTCCAAAGCCCTGGATAGTTCCGACGATGCCCGTTCCGCCGATGCCGTGATCTTCGTTTTCCCCACCGCCCTGGATGGAAAGTCCGGATCCGCCGATGCCGTGATCGCTGGTGCCCGTCGGCTGCGCGGCGGCAATCTTCGGCCCCAGGACCTGAAGCGCTATTCCGGCCAGCAGAAATTGCCTTCTCGAGATCGCCGACGGGGTCATTCGCCCGTCTCCGTCTTCGATGCGGCGTCTGGCTGAAGATCGGCCTCGCCCTCCTCGGTCATGACATAGAGCCCGGTGATCCAGCGGCTGCTGCCGCCGGGGTCGTCCTTGATGGCCTGATGGGCGATCTTGTTGAGTTTCAGGAGCAGCGCCATCCCCTCCTGCCGCGCAATCTCGTCGAGCCGGGCCGCCAGCTCGGGGGACATCCCGTCGTAGTGAACCGCACGTTCGAAGTAGGGTGGAGGCTCGTTCATCAGGTTCATGACCGACGCCTGCACATGGTCACGGAGGTTGCGCGTAAAATAATGCCGGCGGGCTTCGTCACCGGCATTGGGAACTATTGAGGAGAGCTCGAGCTGGATCCAGCCGTTCTGATCGACAACGACGATGCCTTTATCCAGCCAGTCGTCCAGAATGGAGCGGGGATGGACGTCCTTGGTGATGTCGCTCACCAGGCTCTCGAATGACGGACCGCCGTCGCTGGAGGTCCGGGGCAGGGCGCTCGGCCGATCGTCCGCATCGCAATAAAACGGATCGGCAAGCCATCTGGCGAGAATGCGGCTTGTCTGCGAAACGCCGGTGGTCAGGAAGGATGCCGCAAGCACCTGTCCGCGCAGCCGGTTGACGTCCTTGCGGTGAATGCCGGTCAGAAGCGAGATGCGGCTATCCGTCTGGTTCTTGTTCGGCAGCGCAAATTCCTTCTCTGCGACCTCGATATAGAGGCGGCGAAGAACGGTCGAAAACGAGATGAAGTTGAAGCCGGAGGCGAGTGCGAGCTTGACCAGCGGGCGAAGCACGCGGATCAGCATGGCCTGCAAGGTCTCTTCGGAGAACGGAAGCTTTGCGCGCGGCTTTGACATTAACAACACACTCGGTCTCTGAAAGACCATTGCCGGCAGACCTTCGACAATCGTCTTCAGTCTCCCCTATGGGAAAGTCCAGACTGCCGCAACGGACGAGCCATATGCAAGACCGGTTTATGCCATGCTTCCTGGTGGCGCGGCCGTGATCGCGCCGCTATTCGGAAGATATTTTTCGCCTTCTGTCAATGCGTTACCGGATGCGGTTCGGGTGACAGCACTGCGCCATGGCGCCAGTCGATCAGCCGGTCGATGCGCGCAATCTTGTGGAAAACCTCAAAAACGTCGAAGGACGTGCCTTTCTCGATGTGGGCTGCCAGCAGCTCGCAAAGCTCAAATATTTCAGGGGGCGTACCGGTCATCTCGACGCCGTCATCCGTGAAGACACCCGATCGTGGCCATGCCCGCGTCTGTTGCTCGTCGAGTTTGCTGCCGACGAAGGGGATCGTATCGATGATGCCGGAAGCAAGCGCGAAGGCCGCTTCCGCCACGATTTCGGAACACGTCGTGTTGGGCTCCCTCGCTAAGGCCGGTATTTGCATCCGCTTGAATTCCCGCATTTTTCAATCCGTCAGAGATAGTTGACCAGGCTCAGGCTCTGGAGTTTCGAGACGAGCGTGTAGGCCGTTTCCAATTGCGTCTGCAGCTGGTTGACGAGCGTCGAAGCCTCATAGGTATCCACACCCTGGAGATCGACGAGGTTTCCCTGAAGCAGAGTGGATTGAGCGTCGAGGGCGTCATTTGCCTTTTCGAGCCGCTCTTGCGCGAGGCCGAGTTCGCTTTGCTGCGTCACGATCCCGGAGGTCGCCTGCGCCGCATAGGCGATCGCCTTGGATGCGACGGTGCTCTGTGCGTCGGAGCTGAGATCCTGGCCGAAGAGGGCGGAGACGACGACGGATGCCAGCGCGAGATAACGCATGCCTTCGGAATTGGCGTTGGTCGACGAGGTGATGGTTTCCGATCCGCTGATCCGGCTCGTCATGTCGGTGCTGGAAGCGGTCGACCAGCCGTCGGAAGTGTCCGTCCAGGCGCTCTCGGAGAACATCGGCTCGACCGTGTCCGTGATGAAGCTGCCAATTTCCTCGCCTGTCAACTCGTTGACGTCTTTTCCGAGACCGGTTGCATAATCGTTCAGCGCCGAAACGATCGCATCCGAGACCGCCGAGGATTGATCGCTCAGAGGCTGGCTGTCGAGGTTCGTCCCGCCGAACAGGAATTCGCCATTGACCGACGTGTTTGCCGTCGAGACCAACTGCGAAATCGTGGCGCCCGCCGTCTGCAGGGCAACGGCGATGCTTGTCGTATCCTGGCTCGCCTGGAGCGCCGTCAGATTCGAGACCAGGCTGTCGCCGGCATCCTTGAGGCTCGAAAGGGCGGCTTGCGATGCGTCCATCCGCAACTCGACGACGGCATTGCTCGTCTTGAACGAGGCAGCCTGGGCGATAGCGCTGGTGAGATTGATCGACTTTGCAGCGCCGTTGCCGAGGGATACGCCGATATCGGCGTAAGTTCCCGTCGTTGCTTCCGTCGAGGCCTGCTGCAGCTTGTTTTGGGACTGGCTGATGGTGAGCCGCAAAACATTCTGCATCGCCGATGATGAGACAAAAGATGCTTTCATGACTAGCTCGCTATGTCGAGGAGCGACTGGAACATCTCGTCGATGACGTTCAGGATCTTCGTCGCCGCTTTGTAGGATTGTTCGATGTCGAGAAGCAGCGTCAGTTCCTCGTCGAGGTTGACGCCGGTTTCGTTGGAATAGGCCTCGTCGGAGCGTGACAAGGCCGCAGCCGTTGTTTCGGAGGCCGACGTGGCATCGCTTCGATATTGTTCGAGCCAGCCGATGGAGGCGCTGGCGTAGTCCGTCAGGCTTTGTGACGTGGAGAGACCGGCGTCGGAAGAGAACGAGCGCTGTTCCGTCAGCGCCTGATACAGGGCGTCGAGATTGTCCGAGAAGCCGCTGTCTCCCGCGGTGTTGAGATCGGTGATGCCGCTGATGGAGCCATCGCGCAGCTTTGTCGCATCACCGCCCTCGCTCGTGACGACGGCTAGATTGACCGAGATGGTGGAGGCGATCCCTGTCGTATCGTCGGAAGCAGCAGGTGTTGCCCCGGTTGCGCCCGACGCCGTCGTCCACACGAAAAGTCCCGGCGCGCTCGTGCTGCCGTCGGTTTCCGAGAAGATCTGGACGAGCGATTTGGCGATCTCGTCGAGTTGGGCCTGGAATGTCGGGGCGATCTCGTCGCGAAGCTGCAGCAGCGCCTGCAGGCTGCCCGAGGCACTCGTCGTCGATCCCTCGCCGGCGTCGAGCGCAACACCGTCGATATAGATGGAATTGCCTTCGGTTCCGGCAACGTAGGTTGCCGTCGGAGCGAACGTGACGGTGCGGGGAATGGTCTCGAACAGCACGGTGCCATCAGAGGTATAGAGCGCCATATCGTTATTGTCGCGCACGGTTGAGGTGACGCCGACGATCGAGGAGATCTGCTTCAGCAGCTTTTCACGCTCGTCGAGTGCCGAGGATGTATCGGTGCCGGTCGCTGTCGCCAGCTTGACTGCATTGTTGGCCGCCTCGAACTGCGACAGCAGCGTATTCAAGGTGGAGACCTGTGTGGCGATCTCCGCATCCGCCTCGGCTCTGATCGACTGGACGCCGTCGCTTGCGGTATTTAGCGAATTGGCGAGATCCTGCGCGGCGGTCACGGCCGATTGCGCGGCGGTCGTGCTGCTCGGCGACGTGCCGAATGTCTGGAGCGCCTGCTGGAATGCCGTGAGATAGGTACTCGGCGAGGTCTCGTAGTCATTGCCGCCCACCAGCGACTTCAGGCTTTCGAGACCGGTCACCAGCGTCTGCTGGGCGCTGTCCTTGGCATTCGTTTGCAGATACTGGGCAAGCAGCGCAGTTTCCTGCGCCCGGCTGATGCTGACGACCTGGGCGCCGGAAAGAGACGTCGTAACCGACGCCTCCCGTCTCACATAGTCGGAATTTCCGACATTGGCGATATTCGTCGAGATGACGCTGCTTTGCTGGCCCGTATTGTTGAAAATACTTTGCACGCTGTTCAAGGCGGAGGTGAGCGACATGCCGGCGCCCTCCCTATCGTTTCAGATTGACGAGGACATCCATGATATCGGAGCCGGTCTGAAACACCTTGGAATTGGCGGTATAGCTTCGCTGCGCCTCGATCATCTCCGTCAGTTCGCCGGCGAGATCGACGTTCGAGCTTTCGAGAGCGCCGGACTGGATGGAGCCGAGCCCGTTCGTCTGCGGGAAGCCGGTGACCGTGACGCCGGACAATCCGTTGGCACTGTAGACGTTGCCGCTGAGCAGCGTCAGATTGTCGGGGCTGGCAACCGTCGCGAGAGGGATCTGATAGAGAGCCTTTGTCGCGCCGTTCGCATAGGAGACCGACACCACGCCGTCCGTGCCGATAGACACCGAACTCACGGCACTTGCGGCCTGGCCGTCTGCTGAGCCCGTTGCCGAGAAGTCGGAGGAAAGCTGGGTGAAGTCGGAATAATCCATGGTGATCGTCTTGGCCGTCACCGGATCGACGATGTCGGTGTCGGTTGCCGAGGTCAGCTGGCCATCGGCGTCGAAGGAGAGCGTGGCAACGCTCACGGCATCGGAAGAGTAGGGAAAGGACGTCGTGCTGCCGGTGGATGCATCGGCATTGCGGTAAACGGCAACCTCCCAAGTGCTGCCGGTGACCGCGCCGCTCGCGTCCGTCGTGACGCCGGTCTTGGTGAAGTAATAGTCGTACTGGACGGTGCCGCCAAGGCTGTCATAGGCAACCAGCGACATCTTCTGCGTGTCGTCGGTGACGCTTGCCGTGTTGGCGCTCGGCAGCGTCGTCGTATCCGTGACGACGGTCGCTTCGGAGTTCAGGTTGCCGCTGAAGTAAGCGCTGCTCGAAGCGACGGCGCTCAAGCCCGATTGGGATACGTTGACCGGCACCAGGCCGTCGAAGCCGTTGACGACCACCGCCGGCACGCCGGAGTCATAGGAATATCCCATCAGCGTGAAACCGGCGCCGTTGACGAGATTGCCGTCGCTGTCGACCGAGAAGTCGCCGGCCCGGGTAAGCACAGGCGTGCCGTCGGCGCTTTCCACGATGAAGAACCCGTCTCCCGAGATCGCCAGGTCGTAGGCCGAGGTCGTATAGGAAATGTCGCCTTGCTGAGAAATCGCCTGGCGCACGGATGTCTGAACGCCGCCTGAATTATAATTGCCCGAGGAAGACGGCAGAACCAGTGACGAAAAGGAAGTGGAAACGGCTTTGTAGCCGGTGGTGTTCGCATTGGCGATATTGTCGGAGACCGTGCTCAGCCGGTTTGCCTGGGCGCTCATGCCGGAGACGGCGGTTTTCATGCTTCCAAAAATGCTCATGGCTCGATTCCTTTATGGTCTGGGAACATGCCATGTGACGAGGGGCTTCCAGGGCGCCGGGATTGCGGGCGCACGACATCGCTGGCGCCGGGCAAGGCCGACACCGGTCGATGATCTGATTGTCTGGACTGACCCCGTGATGGCGATAGGCGCTTCGGCTCATCCGCGCGCTGGTTATCCGTACGCCTGTGACGGCGCACCATTCGAACGTTTCCATATTTCGCAAGCGACCCGACTGAAGGCTCTGCCGGCTCGACTGCCGGTTCGCTTTAAAACCGTCTCAGTGCGGATCCTCCAGCGCCCGCAATGGCGACGGCTTAACGACCGTCAGCTCGTGGACTGTGCAGACAATAAACCGGTGCCTGACGCGTCGAGCAGACTAAAGAGCTGGCTCGCCTGGCTTTCGGTGACGTCGTCCGACTCACCCGCCATAAACTCGTCCAATGTCACAAGCCCGTCTCCGTCCGTATCGAGATCGGAGAGCAGGGATGCAAACTGGTCATCGTCATCGTCAGCGGACGGCGGCGGTCCTTCGGGACGTTCCGACCGCTGAGCGGACATGGCCTCGGTCAGCGTATCAACCGATAGCGAGCCGGAACTTTCGCTGTCGAAGCTGTCGAACAGCGTGCCGGCCTGCTCCTCGCTCACATCGGACGGCCGACCTGCAACGAACTCGGCTTTGCTCAGCTGCCCGTCGCCGTCGGTATCGAGATCGGAGAGCATGGATGTAAGATCGTCATCGTCGGAAGGTGGCGGGGGTGGCGGCCCCTCGGCACGTTCCGACTGCTGAGCGGACATGGCCTCGGTCAGCGCATCGACCGACAGCGAGCCGGAACCTTCGCTGTCGAAGCTGTCGAACAGCGT
Encoded here:
- a CDS encoding putative signal transduction protein with EFhand domain (SMART: Calcium-binding EF-hand-containing protein~KEGG: ret:RHE_PF00170 calcium-binding protein), with translation MTTISAATSISSYSYSKSSTSASQDILSCNTVSAKKSTASQQRSEDATNSAEKLMSQLMSLTMNGLAGQSASSEQQDGGADMDVAQLDSDGDGYVSKAEFVTARPSDVSEDEAGTLFDSFDSEGSGSLSVDALTEAMSAQQSERAEGPPPPPPSDDDDLTSMLSDLDTDGDGQLSKAEFVAGRPSDVSEEQAGTLFDSFDSESSGSLSVDTLTEAMSAQRSERPEGPPPSADDDDDQFASLLSDLDTDGDGLVTLDEFMAGESDDVTESQASQLFSLLDASGTGLLSAQSTS
- a CDS encoding conserved hypothetical protein (KEGG: ret:RHE_PF00176 hypothetical protein), with protein sequence MTPSAISRRQFLLAGIALQVLGPKIAAAQPTGTSDHGIGGSGLSIQGGGENEDHGIGGTGIVGTIQGFGSIIVNNIHIPFSATTPIEIDGRRVRASAMKVGHVARVLLTGKLAARITIVSEVQGRIDRIDKTGMTVLGQTIDTTGVATKGLRKGKRVAVFGIRKPDGTIIARRIEPRSVSEGAHVRGIPVKSSNRVLIGGLSLGSTHGYLAGKQTLVRLKAVADRLIITRIQAEPLVPGLKQGIVNVETFQPTDKDRPGAGPRGSAPFGTTPPSPDGHGFVDVGVRDSSRMTGFPDGRIPHDFGSRRPGGPSDRPPPDRSPFGRGGPDRDFPAPDRGGAPPQDGPPPGPPPPGPGPH
- a CDS encoding protein of unknown function DUF1078 domain protein (PFAM: protein of unknown function DUF1078 domain protein; flagellar basal body rod protein; flagellar basal body FlaE domain protein~KEGG: ret:RHE_PF00171 flagellar hook protein FlgE) encodes the protein MSIFGSMKTAVSGMSAQANRLSTVSDNIANANTTGYKAVSTSFSSLVLPSSSGNYNSGGVQTSVRQAISQQGDISYTTSAYDLAISGDGFFIVESADGTPVLTRAGDFSVDSDGNLVNGAGFTLMGYSYDSGVPAVVVNGFDGLVPVNVSQSGLSAVASSSAYFSGNLNSEATVVTDTTTLPSANTASVTDDTQKMSLVAYDSLGGTVQYDYYFTKTGVTTDASGAVTGSTWEVAVYRNADASTGSTTSFPYSSDAVSVATLSFDADGQLTSATDTDIVDPVTAKTITMDYSDFTQLSSDFSATGSADGQAASAVSSVSIGTDGVVSVSYANGATKALYQIPLATVASPDNLTLLSGNVYSANGLSGVTVTGFPQTNGLGSIQSGALESSNVDLAGELTEMIEAQRSYTANSKVFQTGSDIMDVLVNLKR
- a CDS encoding conserved hypothetical protein (KEGG: ret:RHE_PF00175 hypothetical protein), which gives rise to MVFQRPSVLLMSKPRAKLPFSEETLQAMLIRVLRPLVKLALASGFNFISFSTVLRRLYIEVAEKEFALPNKNQTDSRISLLTGIHRKDVNRLRGQVLAASFLTTGVSQTSRILARWLADPFYCDADDRPSALPRTSSDGGPSFESLVSDITKDVHPRSILDDWLDKGIVVVDQNGWIQLELSSIVPNAGDEARRHYFTRNLRDHVQASVMNLMNEPPPYFERAVHYDGMSPELAARLDEIARQEGMALLLKLNKIAHQAIKDDPGGSSRWITGLYVMTEEGEADLQPDAASKTETGE
- a CDS encoding methyl-accepting chemotaxis sensory transducer (PFAM: chemotaxis sensory transducer; histidine kinase HAMP region domain protein~SMART: chemotaxis sensory transducer; histidine kinase HAMP region domain protein~KEGG: rec:RHECIAT_PC0000372 probable methyl-accepting chemotaxis protein), with the protein product MSIGLQQSALERLKVNGPVYEQVVYGKDLIADILPPPLFVVESYMLSFEASKFPELTETNLAKIANLKAAYDDRRAYWKTTRLPQALKDELENDVIAKGDAFWGVMNREIIPALNAKDEDKAHGAIEQLRVAFHSHQDAVEKLVANSDAFLKGEERNAASEIVTWTIYAGAAGFGSFGLLLVGLYLLRRRAIVPLDGMKAYMGNLAEGDFSTDVPYAKRSDEIGAMSKAVAVFRRNALERQEAQKRETALRDAEFERERSQLAERAAEEQIRETVIDRLTYGLEQLSTGNLDCRITTPFAAAYETLRAKFNDSMDALCASMAEIAQTSKQVGSSSAGITDAADSLASRTEQQAAMLEEATAALDEMNTKAKDASAHAGKATGMMAETRTSAEHSAAVVREAIAAMERIEGSSSQIGDIVNVIDEIAFQTNLLALNAGVEAARAGEAGKGFAVVAQEVRELALRSANAAKEIRALISTSSSQVSSGVQLVNRTGKALLEIEGQVEQVAGLIARIVSVSAEQAVAIGEINASVNALDQVTQRNAAMAVETASACRALGSQTQTLEGVVNRFQIDAAAGGSRPQKAA
- a CDS encoding conserved hypothetical protein (KEGG: ret:RHE_PF00177 hypothetical protein) yields the protein MFLLEREPDMSMEMDEPTIVATWENRAQIIEIMSSARTMSQEFQDLWNGSGETGRLSQENTDRLVELLREIGSLNEKLMRLA
- a CDS encoding flagellar hook-associated protein FlgK (TIGRFAM: flagellar hook-associated protein FlgK~PFAM: protein of unknown function DUF1078 domain protein~KEGG: ret:RHE_PF00172 flagellar hook-associated protein FlgK), with the translated sequence MSLTSALNSVQSIFNNTGQQSSVISTNIANVGNSDYVRREASVTTSLSGAQVVSISRAQETALLAQYLQTNAKDSAQQTLVTGLESLKSLVGGNDYETSPSTYLTAFQQALQTFGTSPSSTTAAQSAVTAAQDLANSLNTASDGVQSIRAEADAEIATQVSTLNTLLSQFEAANNAVKLATATGTDTSSALDEREKLLKQISSIVGVTSTVRDNNDMALYTSDGTVLFETIPRTVTFAPTATYVAGTEGNSIYIDGVALDAGEGSTTSASGSLQALLQLRDEIAPTFQAQLDEIAKSLVQIFSETDGSTSAPGLFVWTTASGATGATPAASDDTTGIASTISVNLAVVTSEGGDATKLRDGSISGITDLNTAGDSGFSDNLDALYQALTEQRSFSSDAGLSTSQSLTDYASASIGWLEQYRSDATSASETTAAALSRSDEAYSNETGVNLDEELTLLLDIEQSYKAATKILNVIDEMFQSLLDIAS
- a CDS encoding flagellar hook-associated 3 family protein (PFAM: flagellar hook-associated 3 family protein~KEGG: ret:RHE_PF00173 flagellar hook-associated protein FlgL), which gives rise to MKASFVSSSAMQNVLRLTISQSQNKLQQASTEATTGTYADIGVSLGNGAAKSINLTSAIAQAASFKTSNAVVELRMDASQAALSSLKDAGDSLVSNLTALQASQDTTSIAVALQTAGATISQLVSTANTSVNGEFLFGGTNLDSQPLSDQSSAVSDAIVSALNDYATGLGKDVNELTGEEIGSFITDTVEPMFSESAWTDTSDGWSTASSTDMTSRISGSETITSSTNANSEGMRYLALASVVVSALFGQDLSSDAQSTVASKAIAYAAQATSGIVTQQSELGLAQERLEKANDALDAQSTLLQGNLVDLQGVDTYEASTLVNQLQTQLETAYTLVSKLQSLSLVNYL